The Tripterygium wilfordii isolate XIE 37 chromosome 4, ASM1340144v1, whole genome shotgun sequence genome has a window encoding:
- the LOC119997107 gene encoding vegetative cell wall protein gp1-like — translation MKNSAFVQVILVAVLVMSMNVQFGLAQLQNPLTCFSNFNGVRGCIKELTSAFSSGKADNISPACCKVVNGTSDFCLLVLFPNPATRTFLKLTCSLVKDPPASAPAPAQTPAAPSTTPTPPQPSPPSTPTPSQPSPPTPSSPSQPSPSQPSTPSAPTPGTSAAPAPKAESAPAPSG, via the coding sequence ATGAAGAACTCAGCATTTGTACAAGTAATTCTTGTAGCAGTGTTGGTGATGAGTATGAATGTCCAGTTTGGATTAGCACAATTACAAAATCCATTAACTTGCTTTTCGAATTTCAATGGCGTAAGGGGGTGCATTAAGGAGTTGACGTCTGCTTTCTCGTCTGGCAAAGCTGATAATATTTCGCCGGCTTGTTGTAAGGTTGTCAATGGGACCAGTGATTTTTGTTTGCTGGTCTTGTTTCCCAACCCTGCAACTCGAACTTTTTTGAAGCTAACATGTAGTTTGGTGAAAGATCCTCCTGCATCTGCACCTGCGCCAGCACAAACCCCTGCTGCTCCATCAACTACTCCAACTCCGCCACAGCCTTCGCCACCATCAACACCAACACCGTCGCAACCATCACCACCAACTCCTTCATCACCTTCGCAACCATCGCCATCACAACCATCAACACCATCGGCACCAACCCCGGGAACATCAGCAGCACCTGCGCCTAAAGCAGAATCAGCACCAGCTCCATCTGGTTGA